A window of Rhododendron vialii isolate Sample 1 chromosome 11a, ASM3025357v1 contains these coding sequences:
- the LOC131307613 gene encoding uncharacterized protein LOC131307613: protein MLQLIKDQFNLERDPIDVDKAVARLFGRRLSDYSHTLYRKYKKLKTTKGVEYAKSHPPFGISHEQWIDLIDKKWSDPKFLIGYAQGWWYISEGQDLFVLILLFVMMRRPTTFLFVSCL from the exons ATGCTTCAACTCATTAAG GATCAATTTAACTTGGAGAGAGATCCCATAGATGTTGACAAGGCAGTGGCAAGACTATTTGGGCGTAGACTGAGTGATTACAGCCATACGTTATACAGAAAGTACAAGAAGCTTAAGACTACTAAGGGGGTAGAATATGCCAAAAGCCACCCACCATTTGGCATCAGTCACGAGCAGTGGATCGATCTAATTGATAAGAAATGGAGTGATCCCAAATTTTTG ATTGGATATGCACAAGGTTGGTGGTATATATCAGAAGGCCAAGATCTTTTTGTGTTGATACTTCTTTTTGTTATGATGCGCCGTCCAAcaactttcctttttgtttcgTGTCTTTGA